The genomic DNA GCAGTGGTAGGGAATGTGGGTCTCGACGTGGAACGTACCGCCGGGATTGCGCTGTCCGAGCCGCGCGACCACCCACTTGCCGTAGTGCGTGGCGCCTGAATTCAGCTTGACCACCACGTAGACCCGGCCGCCTACGGTGAAATTCCCGCCACCCAGTGAGAGGTGGTTGTTGTATCCGTAGCTGAACACGTATGGCTGTGCCCCCCTCGGCTGCTGCGCCGGGGCCGCGGCCGCCTCGGCGGCCTTGGTCGGCGTCGCCGGCCCGGCCAGGGCCGGCGGTGCCAGCGTGACGCCGACCAGGGCCGCGCCGGCGACGCCGACCGTGATCCGACGCGAATGACGAGAGAGGGAGGGGAAGGGCGTACGCATGACTGTTCCTCGGTGAAACGTGGAGGTGACGGCACCGACCGGTTCACAGCACCCGCCGGCACGGGACGTTCGGGGCGGGGCCGACGGAGCTCGGGCGCTCAGGCCCGACAGCCGGTCGGCGAGGGGCGCGGCAGAATGCGCGTCAACGGGGCTGGCGGATCGACCACATCGACGTCGAGGGCAGCCCGGACAATCCTCTTTTACCGGGAGACCAGGCTACCAAGCCCTTTCCGGTCCCGCACCGCCGCGCCCGCCGGTCGCGTCCGTTCCTTCCCGGGGCAGGCGATTACCGGAAGGGAAAACGGATCGGTGCCCCCTTGGCGGGGTGGGCGCCGCGGCCTTCCTTCATTTCGCCACGGTGGTCCTCAGGAGGTCCTCTGCTGATCGGAGGCCGTCCTGGATTTCCCGCGCCGTCTTCCCCCGGTAATCGGCGGCCGGCCCGAGGGTCCGGTTTCCCGTGCGTCCACGGCGTGTTTCCGCACCCGCTTCGCCGACCGGTCCGCAGCCGTCCCCCGCGCTTACCCTGGGAGCGTCGCCGCGGTGCCGCCGCGGCGCCCCGGCACGCGGTGTCCGTACGGCAGGAGTCCCGCCCATGGCAGAGCGCAGGCCGATCGAATCCTGGCTGACCGACATGGACGGCGTCCTCATCCACGAGGGCGTACCGATCCCCGGCGCCGACGCCTTCGTCCGGAGGCTGCGGGACCGCGGCAGGCCCTTCCTCGTCCTCACCAACAACTCCACCTACACCGCCCGCGACCTGCACGCCCGGCTCTCCCGCATGGGCCTGGACGTGCCCGTGGAGAACATCTGGACGTCGGCGCTCGCCACGGCCCGGTTCCTCGACGACCAGCGGCCCGACGGCACGGCGTACGTCATCGGCGAGGCGGGGCTGACGACGGCGCTGCACGACATCGGGTACGTCCTCACCGACCACGACCCCGACTACGTGGTCCTCGGCGAGACCCGCACGTACGGCTTCGAGGCGCTCACCAAGGCGATCCGCCTCATCCACGGCGGAGCCCGCTTCATCTGCACCAACCCGGACGAGACCGGCCCGTCCGCCGAGGGGCCGCTGCCGGCGGCCGGCTCGGTCGCCGCACTGATCACCAAGGCGACCGGACGCGACCCGTACTTCGCGGGCAAGCCGAACCCGCTGATGATGCGCACCGGCCTGAACGCCATCGGCGCCCACTCCGAGACCAGCGCCATGATCGGCGACCGGATGGACACGGACGTACTGGCCGGCCTGGAGGCCGGGATGGAGACGTTCCTCGTCCTCACCGGGGTCACCGCGCCGGCGGACGTGGACCGCCACCCGTTCCGCCCGTCGGCGGTCGTCGACTCCATCGCCGATCTGGTCGACCGGGTCTGATCGGGCCCGACCGGCCGGGATCCGGGGCCGCGCCCCGCTTACCGGGCGGTAGGGGGCGACCGGGGCGGCCACCGGGGATGCGCGGAGCGGGGATACGGGTGAATCTTTCCGGGAGGAGGTTCACGATGCGTCCAGGTGTGATCGCTCTGCGTGCCGCGGCGGTGGCCGCCGTCCTCGCCCTCGCCCCGGCGGCCGGTCCCGCCCTGGCGGACGACCCGCCGGGGGCCGGCCGGGACCGGCCCGCCGCACCACCCGCCCCCGCGGAGCCGTACGCGCCGGACGGCGAGGCCGCCGACGCGGTGGCGCCCGGTGGGGACGGCGCGGTGGCGCCCGGTGGGGACGGCGCGGTGGCGAACGCGCCCAGCGTCGCCGGACACGGCCCGGGCACCCGGCACACGGTGACCGGCCTCGCCTTGGCCGGGGTCGCCGCCGTCGCGGTCGCCGTCCGCTCCGCGCACCGCGGCCGGCGCCCGGACGCGGACCCGGGCGTCGACGCGGACTGACGTACGCGCTACCCGCCGTCGGCGTACGGCGGGATGCGCCGGGCGCGGCTCTCGCAGATGCGCAGGGCGTCGGTCAGGCACTCGGCCGGGCGCTGCGTGACGAAGTGGTACTCGTCCGCCGTGGCCGGCGTCTCCGCGTCGAGGAGCGCGCGCGACAGGCGCAGGACCGTGGCGGCCGTCCCCGTCCGCCGGGCCTCGACGGCGTCGGCCAGCAGGGACAGCCGGCTGGCGGTGCCGTCCGTGACGAGGAGGGCCGGGTTGCCCTCGGGCCCGTTCCGCGGCAGGAGGCGGACGTGGGAGGGGGAGGGGAGGGGGAAGGGGAGGAAGGGGACGCGGGCTCGTGGTTCATGCCGCCGCCTCCCACCAGTGGATGCCGTGGGCGCGTTCGTGGGCGGTGAGGTACGGGCGGACGAGCGGCACGTCCTCGCCGCGTACGAAATCGTGGCGGTGGCGGCGGAGGTCCCCCGCCCCGATCGCGCGGTGGGTGACGACCAACCGCCGCGTCGCCCCGCCCGCCGCACTCCGGGGGGCCGACACCTGCGGGGCCGGCCCCTGCGGGGCGAGGCGCCGCCTGCCGCGAGCGGGAAGGAAAACGGTCAGGAGGGCGGTGAGTGGGCTTCGCATCGTCGGTCACTCCTTAGGTGATCGGCCATGCCCCGGGACCGCCTGCATCGGTCGCCGGGGTCCTTTCGTTGCGTGCTCTCAGGCAGACTTTACGCGATCTTACACAAGCGC from Streptomyces sp. MRC013 includes the following:
- a CDS encoding HAD-IIA family hydrolase — translated: MAERRPIESWLTDMDGVLIHEGVPIPGADAFVRRLRDRGRPFLVLTNNSTYTARDLHARLSRMGLDVPVENIWTSALATARFLDDQRPDGTAYVIGEAGLTTALHDIGYVLTDHDPDYVVLGETRTYGFEALTKAIRLIHGGARFICTNPDETGPSAEGPLPAAGSVAALITKATGRDPYFAGKPNPLMMRTGLNAIGAHSETSAMIGDRMDTDVLAGLEAGMETFLVLTGVTAPADVDRHPFRPSAVVDSIADLVDRV